GCCTCCACCGGCCCGCCCTGGGTGAGGATGTTCACCTGGCCGAACGACTGCAGGACGCCGATCGTGGCGACGACGCCGACAAAGAACAACGCGGGCGAGATCGCCGGGATCACCACGTTCCGGAACACCCCCCACCGGCCCGCCCCATCGATCCGGGCCGCCTCGGTCAACTCGTCGGGCACGCCCTGGAGGGCGGCCAGGAGCACCACGACATTGAACCCGAGGTCCTTCCAGACGGTCGTCGCCGCCACCGCCATCAGAGCCCATCGCGGATCGGTGAGCCATCCCACCTTCGGCAGATGGATGAGGCCGAGGAGGTAGTTGAGCATGCCGACGTTCGGATCCAGGAGCCATTCCCAGATCAGTGCCGCCGCCGCGATGCTCACCGCGATCGTGAACGAGTAGGCGGTGCGGTACGCGACCACCCCCCGAATCTTCCGGTTGGCCAGCATGGCGAGCGGCAGCCCCAGGACGATGCCGGCGGGAACCGTGTACAGCGCGAAGAGAAAGGTGACGCGCAGGCTGTTCAGGAACGCCGGATCCTGCAGCAGTTGGGAGTAGTTGCTGCCGCCGATGAACAACCCCAACCCTCCGAGGGGGCTGGTCTCGTAGAGGCTGAGCTGGACGTTCTTCAGCAGCGGGTAAAAGACGAAGACGGCAAAGACCGCGAGCGACGGGAGGAGGTAGGCGAGGGCCCCCAGGAGATCGCGGCGGCCCCGCGCACGGGCCCGCCGCCGCACCGCATCCCCCGCGTCCCTGCCCGTCCCCCGCCCGCTCAACGCGGCCCCCTTCCCGGGGTGGGGGTGGGCAGCAGCCCGCGGAGGTCCTCCAGCACGAACTCGGGGCGGACGGCCGCGCCGGCGAGGTCGGCCCGTCGGGTCGCACCCGTCAGCACGAGGGCCGTGTGCATGCCGGCGCCGACGCCCATCGCCACATCGGTGGACAGCCGGTCGCCCACCATGATCGTCAGCCCCGCCGGAAGGGCGAGGCGGGCCAGGACGGCGCGGGCCATCACGGGCGAGGGCTTCCCCACCACCTCTTCCACCTTCGCTCCCGTCGAGGCCTCAATCGCGGCCACCACGGCGGCGCAGTCCGGCAGGCCTCCCCCTGGCACCGGGCAGTACGGATCCGGGTTGGTGGCGACGAATCGGGCGCCGGCCCTGATCGCGTCGAACGCGATCTGCAATTTGCGGTAGTCAAACCCCCGGTCGAACGCGGCGACCACGACCTCGACCCGGCCGGCCTCCTCGGTCAGGGAGAACCCCGCCGCCCGCAGTTCGTCCAGAAACGACGGCTCCCCGATCACGAACAAGCGCCGGCCGGGAAACCGACTGCGCAGGTACTCGACCATGACCCCGGAAGAATTCAGCACGTCATCGGCGGACGTCGGAATCGTGAGCGCGGTCAACAGATCAGCGTACGCCGCCCGGGAGCGCAGGGGATTGTTCGAGAGGAAGACCACCCGGCTCCCCGCGGCCCGGAGCCCGGCGATCGTCTCCGCCGCGCCGGGCAGCAGGGTGTCGCCGAGATACACGGTGCCGTCGAGGTCGAGCGCATACCCCGGATACCAGCCGGGGCGCGCCGATCCATCGGTCATGGCGCAGTCTTCGAGGCTTGGATGCCCGCTGCCTTCCCCTCCCCCCAAGGGAAACGGCGGCCGTGCTTCGAAGGGCATAGCGGTCACGACGCAGAGAGGAGCGCGCCCATGCCAGGCCGTCACTTCCTGCAGATCCCCGGCCCGACCAACGTCCCGGATCGGATCCTCCGGGCCATGGACCGCCCCGTGCCCGACCATCGCGGACCTGAGCTCCCGCCGCTCGTCGCCGAGATCCTGACCGGGCTGAAGCGGGTCTTCCAGACCGCGCGCGGGGAGATCGTCCTCTATCCGGCGTCGGGAACCGGCGCCTGGGAAGCCTCCCTGGTGAACACCGTCAGCCCGGGCGACCGGGTGCTCGCCTTCAACAACGGATACTTCAGCCACCTCTACGCTGAGGTCGCCCGGCGGCTGGGGGCAGTGGTGAACGAAATCGATCTCACCTGGGGAGACGGCATCCCGCCCCGGCTGGTGCACGACCTGCTCGCCCAGGACGCCGCGGGGACGTATAAGGCGGTCCTCGCGGTGCACAACGAAACCTCGACCGGGGTCACCTCCGACCTCAAAGCGATCCGGGAAGCGATGCGCGCGGCGAAACATCCCGCCCTGCTATTGGTCGACGCCGTCAGCGGCCTGGCGAGCGTGGATCTCCGCTTCGACGAGTGGGAGATCGACGTCGCCCTCACCGGCAGCCAGAAAGGGCTGATGCTGCCCCCTGGGATGGCGATCCTGTGCGCGAGTCCGCGGGCGATCGAGGCGAGCGCGCGGGTCACGACGCCGCGGTACTTCTTCGACTGGCGACCGGTTTTGGAGGAAAGCCGGCGCGGGTACTTCCCCTACACGCCGGCGACGCTCCTGCTCTACGGTCTGCGCGAGGCGGTCCGGATGCTTCTGGAAGAGGGGCTCCCCAATGTCTTCGCCCGGCACCGCCGCCTGGCGGGAGCCGTCCGCCGGGCGGTCACGGCCACCGGGCTGTCCATCCTGTGCCGCGACCCCGTGCTCTCCTCGCCCAGCCTGACCACGGTGCTCGTCCCCGAGCACGCGGACGCCGACGCCGTGGTGCGCGCGGGGGCGGCCCGCCTCAACCTCGCGCTCGGGACCGGGCTCGGCCGCCTCAAAGGAAAAGCGTTCCGGATCGGGCACCTCGGCGCCCTCAACGAGCTTGAGGTCCTCGCCACCATCGGCGGAATGGAGATGGCATGTGCCGTGGCCGGCATCCGCCTGCCCCTCGGCGCCGGTCTCACGGCCTGCCTGCACGCGCTCATGGAGCAACACGCCCCGGCCGCCGCGGCGATCTGACGGCAGGCGGACCACTCGCCGCCGGCGCCGCGGACACGGTCCAAACCACCGCGGGAACACCGCGCACCTGCTCGACCCGCTCCCCGCTGCGACGAGCACCGCGGCGAACCGGGAGCACCGGATGCTCACGCGGTGACGGGGATCGGCTCCCCGTTGACGCCCGTGTGCCCGTGACGATCGACGCGCCGCGTGCCGCCCCGCCCCGGGACGCCGGGGCGGGCTACAGGTTCTCGATGGGGACGGGCTCGATCGGGTCCGCCGGCGAAAATCGAAACACCCGCGAGTAAAAGTACAGTTCACCGTCCAGCGCCCGCTTGATGTTCTCCGCGCGGCGAAACCCGTGCTGCTCTCCCTCGAAGGCCAGATAGGCCACGGGGAGTCCCTTCGCCCTGAGCGCCGCGACCATCAGCTCCGCCTGATTCGGCGGCACGATCTTGTCGTCGAGCCCCTGGAAGAGAATCATCGGGCAGGCAATCCGATCGACGGAGTGGATCGGCGACCGCTCGCGGTAGCGCTCCCGCATCTCGGGGTAGGGGCCGACCAACCGCTCGAGGTAGCGGGACTCGAACTTGTGGGTGTCCCGCACGAAGACCTCGAGGTCGCCGATGCCGAAGTGGCTCGCCCCCGCCTTGAAGACGGATCGAAACGCCAGCGCGCACAGGGTCGTGTACCCTCCCGCGCTCCCCCCGCGGATGATCAGCCGGGTGCCATCGACCAGCCCGCGCCGCACCATCTCCCGCGCGCCGTTGACGCAATCATCCACGTCGACCACGCCCCATTCCCCGTTGAGCCGCTCGCGGTACCGGCGGCCGTAGCCGGTGCTACCCCCGTAGTTCACGTCGAGGAAGGCGAAGCCCCGGCTGGTCCAGTACTGAACCCCCAGGTCGAGCGTGGCGGAGGCCGCGCCGGTCGGGCCGCCGTGGCTCCGGACCAGGAGCGGGGGCTTCTCGCCGTCGGGCGCCGCAAAGTCCCGGTTGCGCGGGGGGTAAAAGAACCCGTGCGCCGTCTGCCCACCCTCGGTCGGGAATTCGACCGGTTCCGCCAGAGAGAGGTATCCGGGATCGACCGTGATTTCCCCCGAACGGCGCAGCACCTCCGTTCGACGGGAAGCCAGATCGATCCGAAGAATCGCCGTGGCGGCGCTCGGGGACCCGGCCCCCAGGACGACGTATCCCGGCCCGGCGCGCACGCTCCACACCTCGGAGAAGGACGGTTCGATCGCCTCGAGTCCACCACGCGCCGCGTCCAACACCCCCAGGTGCCACATCCCTCGTGCCTTGTGGGCGCAGATGATGCGGCCGGGGCCGTCGAAGCCGTAGGTAGACATCCCGAACACCCACTGCGCCGTCCCAAACTCCCCGGCCATGCCACACAGCGGCTCGACCTGCCCGCCACGCCACCGGTAGAGATTCCACCACCCCGTCCGATCGGAGACAAAGTGGAGGACGCCGTCGGGCGACCACTCCGGCTGAAAGATCGACTCCCGCTCGCCCCCCGCGATCAACTCGCTCCGCCCCAATCCCCCGTCGTCCCGGACCTCCGCGGTCCACAACTCGGTCCCGTCCCAGGGCATGTTGGGATGGCGCCAGGTGAGCCAAGCCAATCGCGACCCGTCGGGGCTGAGGCGGGGGTTGGAGTAAAAGTCGTTGCCGGAGACGAGCACGCGCCCCGCAGAGGGACGGCGCAGGTCGATTCGCACGAGCGTATTCACCGCCTCGCGCGCCGGATCGGTGTGGTCCTCGCGCACACAGACCAGGCCCTCACGCGGCCGGTCGATGATCGCATCGGCGTACCGCCACTGCCCGGGGGGGGTCAGCGGCTCGGGGGCCCCCCCGGGGGCCCGTCGATACAGACGGTGGTCCCCAAAATGCGAAAAGTACACGGTCCCTCCCGCGGCGAGGAACGCCCCCCCGCCGTATTCGTGCACGCGGGTGCGGGCGTTGAACTGGGGGGGGACGACATCCTGCGTCCGCCCGTCCGGCGTGCGGCGGACAACGGTGCTCCTGCCGCCCTCGGTCGGGCGCGTCTCCACCCAATAGATGTCCTCGCCGTCGACGGCGATCTCCCCGAGCCCAACCGTGTGGGATACGATCAGGTCTGAGGTGACGGGGGATTTCCACGAACCGTGGGGCGCGATGCGGCGATCGGGCATGCGAGTGCTCCTCTGCCTATGGATGGCGGGCGGATCTTGCACCGCCCGGTTCAGCCGGCCGCACGGGGTGGAGGCGGAGACCTTGGACAGCACCACGCCGGGTTTGAAAGCCGATCGGGTCAGGACCGAATCATGCCGACCGCCAGCCGGACGGAGCCGCCCACGCGGCGACGACAATGCTTACGCCGCCGCCGGCGCGCGGTCCTGCGCTGTGAAATGCCCCAAATCGACGTGAAGAGAAGAAGCTGTCAGTGCCGACAGACGCTCACGGGTTAGGGGGTCGCCGAGGGGTGACCGTCCCGATAGAGCCACCGGTACATGCCGGCGGACTGGAGCACCGTCTTCACGTACAACCGGGTTTCGGTGTACGGAATCTCCTCGACAAACGCATCGGGGTCAAACACGCCCCGCCGCGCCTCCCAGCCCCGGACCGCCTCGGGGCCCGCGTTGTAGGCGGCGATGGCCAGATCGACCCTGTTGAACAGGTGAAGGAGCTCCTCCAACACCACGGCCCCCAACGAGATGTTGGTCTGCGGGTCAACGAGTCCCCGCAGATCCGGCGCCGGCATCCCGGCCAGACGGGCCGCGCCCTTCGCCGTTCCCGGCAGCAGCTGCATCAGTCCATACGCGTTGGCGGGTGAGACGGCATTGGGATCGAACCGGCTCTCCTCGCGGATGATCCCCGCCACGAGATAGGGATCGACCCCGGTTCGCCCGGCCGCGCGCGTCACGGTCTCCCAAAACGCCTGCGGGTATAGGCCTTCCCAGAGCAGCAGCGGCAGCCCGCGTCCGGAGCCACCGGCGGCGTCGCGCACCTGCTCGGCCATCGCAATCGCTCGACCGACATCGCCTTGCTGGGCGTAGCGCTGGCTGAGGCGCGCCCCGATGCTTTCACGATACTTCGACGGGACCGATGCCGCGGCCGCGGTCAACTCCATCGTCGCGTCATCGATCTGCGCGAGCGCGTCCAGCTCGCGAAACTTGTCGAACGACGGGACTTCTCCCAAAGGCGGATCCGCAAGCGGCGTCACGGTCGCCCTGATCGGTTGGTTGAGCCGCGCCGCTCCCCGCTGTCCGTAATACGAATCGGGGTACTCGGCGGCGACGCGCCGGTACCCATCCTGCGCCTGGTCCTTCTGCCCGAGCGCCTCGGCCGCGCGCCCCGCCCAGTACAGCGCCGCGGGGGCGGCCTCCCCGCCCCGCTCCTGGGCCACGCGCATCCAGGCGGAGCGGGCGGGGCCGAGCTCGTGCGACCGGAACCGCACCCACCCCACCGCCCACAACGCCCGCTGCCCCCACAGGGTGCCGGGGAACCGCTCCCCGGCCTCGCGGAAAAGCCCCATCGCCGGGCCGAGCGCCCCCCGATCTTGGCGCACTTCCCCGATCGCGAACAGGGACCGCGGAGCGAGCGAGGAGCCGGGATAGTCCTTGATCAGCTCTCGGGCGATTGCCAGCGCGTCGCCCTCGCGATCCCGCCGCAACGCGATCCGCTCGAGATAGTACAGCGAGTCGTCGCCGTGCGATCGATGGAGGTTCACGACCCTGCGAAAGTCGGAGCCGGCGTCATCGAGATGGCCGCTCTGGAACGCCATGACCCCGAGCTGGTACAGGGCGTCGTCCGCGACCCGCCAACCGTCGGGCATGCCGAGCACGCGCTGGAGCTCGGCCCGCGCCGGAGCGAAGTTTCCCCCGCCCATGTCGGCCAGCGCGCGTCCGTAGAACACCTCGGGGGGGGTGGTGTCGGACGGCAGAGGATGGACCGCCGCCAGGGCCTGCAGACGGGTCCACGCCGGCTTCCAGAATGGGCTGCCCTCGAATCCCCAGCGGACCCGGCGGTACGCCTGCGCCGCCTCCGCCCAACGATTGGACTGCAACAGCGCTTCGCCCATGTCGAACCACGCCTGCGCGGCGTGGGCCCCCTGCCCGTACGCCTCCAGGTATCGATGGAAGGCGTCCGGCGTGTCGGGGGCATGGATGCCCCAGAGGCTCTCGGCCTCCCAGAACAGCGCGAGGCCGCGCAGCGAACTCGTGGCGAATCGCGTCAAGAGATCCTGAAACTCTTGCGCGGCGGCGTTGTAATCACCGGCGTGAAACGCGGCCACCGCCCGGTAGTAGATCGCGTGATCGGCAAGGACGGGGAGCTTCGTCTCGGCCTCGCTGAACGCGGACTCGGCCAGCGCAAACTTCTCCATCTGCAGGTTGATGATCCCGAGCAGATAGGCCGCCCGGCCGCCGTTGACGCCGGGGTCCGATTCCAGAGCATCGAGCACGATGCGGGCCTGAGCGAGGTGACCGAGGCTGTACGCCTCCACGGCGTTTTTGAGGTCTTCGTCAGGCGTGGCGAGCGCACGGATGGGCCCCGTCAGCCCAAGTCCGAGGATCAACCCCACGGCGATAACGGTGCGCGTCCCCACACCTCCTATGAGTGCCATGATCGCGCTCGCGATAGACCGTGGGAACACCATCCGGCGGTCGGGGTCGAATGAATCAGAGGAAACCCGGGCGGCGCCGGGTGTCAAAATCTCGGTCGAGGTGTTCGACGGTCTTCGCGGCCCCCCCTGCGGAGGGCCCGGGTGGGGCGCGCTACTTGCCGGCGCCCTGCGAGTAGATCGCCCGGAGGCTGCTGAGGTAGAGCACGCCGTGCGGGGCGCGGGTCGGATCGGTCTCCACGACGTAAAACGACGTCCACGTGATCGGGTAGGTGAGCCCCGCGGGCAGCTGGGCCGTCACCGAGCGCCATCCCACCCAGGTCACGCGGCGTGCAAAGGTGACGGTGCCGGGGGGACCGCTGGCCTGGTCATACGTCCCCCGGAGCCAGACCCCGCTCCCATCGCCATGTACCCAGAGCGTCATCCCCGTGGGCGTGCCGGTGAGGCCGAGTCGGGTCATCAGGTACGCCGCTCGGGTGGTCGGCCCATCGAGACGGAACGCCAGCTCCGCGGATGGACGATGCGCATGACTGGGGGCGGTGACCAGGGCAACCGAGCCGGTGACGCTGTCCGGGTACCCACGAAACGCCCAGTCTCCGCGATCGAATTGGGACACAGGCCGCGCGGCGCTCCCGATCGCGACGTGCACCTGAGCCGCCACACCGCCGAGGTGAACGCTGATCGTCCCCTTCCCGGGTCTGTCCCCCGCGACGAACTCTCCAGGCGCCGCGATGGTGCCGAGGGCGGGCGGGTTCACGACCCACGTTCCGGAAGCGGTCGGCAAGATCACCGGGTGGCCCTCGGCGTCGAGTCCCGAGAGCGCGAAACTCCATCCGGCGCCCGGGACCAGCGTGACCGACTCCGGGCTGACCACGACGCGCCTCAGGCGATTCACCACGACAACCCGGACCGATCCCGCTGCCGGTCCGCTTTGCACCTGGAGCACACCGTCGCCGGGAGCGGTGCCCGCGGTGAGGACCCCGTTGGTGTACGTCGCAATTGGCGGCAGCGCCGAGACCTGAAGCGGCTCCGGCGGGGGCACCGGGTTGCCCTGCGCGTCGACACCGATCGTCAGCAGGGATGCCGCCGCCCCGGCGAAAAGGTACAGCGGTTGGTTGGCGTTAACCATGAGCCTGACGGCCGCACCGGGCACGGACGTGCTCTGGATGAGCAGCGCATCGGCGACCGGGCGCTCCCGGCCGTCGGAGGGGGAGTTGACGACGGTCGGCGCGGGTTGCCCCGGAAGCCGGGCGACGAGGGTGGCCGATCCGCCGCTGTCAAAGGCCATCGCCTGGTAGGCACCGAGCCACTGCATGTAGGCGCCGAACTGGGGCCGGGTGAGCCCGATGCTGAGGTTCGGCTGGCGGCCGTCGACCTCGACGAACGTGAGCGTGCGGCCGTCCCGCGCGATGCCGACGGCGATCACCGGGTTGCGGTGGTCGCGCTCCTGCGGCGACGGGGCATCGGGGTCGTCGACCACCTGCCCGTTCTGCACGAGCACCGGCCCGCCCCCGATGATCCCCTGGAAGTCCCGCCAGTCGGGATCCGTCGTCAGGTTCAGCTGGACGACCGCGCCGGCGGTGAGCTTCTGCGTGAGCCAATCCGCACCGCTCCCCCGGCCGAGAAGGATGACCTCGCCCTTGGGGAAAGGCGCGTAGAACGCCTGTTGCGGCCACACCTGCTTGACGAAGTACCGGCCCGAATCGGGCAGGCCCGACCCGGCCAGAGGCGTCACCGAATCCGGCTTCACGAGCAAGGGGCTGGAATCGTCGGCCGGACTCAGCTCCACGACCATCTGTCGCACGCCCGAATCCGGCGGGGGAGCGCCAAACCCGCGCACGTCGGAGAGGGCGACCACCCCGTCCGTCGGCAACGCGCTATTGTAGCCGTCGAGGGGATGCGTCTCTCCGGTCTCGGGCAGCGCGACGGTCCCGGTCCACCGGAACCGGACGATGCGGGCGGTCCCGTCCTTCCCGATGGCCAGGGCCACGAACCGCCACGGGCTGCGGAGCAACCCCTCGTCGCGGACGAGGATGTTGAGCGGGATCCCCGACCCGCCGATATCAAAGTAGTCCGCGTTGACGCCTGCGATCGCCCCGTTCCGCAGCACGAGCGAGGAGGTCGTCTCATCATCGCTCATCAACCGGTCGTGGGCCAGCGCCGTGGTCACGCGGACCGTGGGGTTGTTAAGGTCCACCCGGAGGTGGTGGATTTCGAGCGGTCCGTCCGTCGTGGTGAGGCCGAAGTGGCTGTAGAGCACGCCCGAGGCGACGGGGACGGTGAAGCCTGAGGAGAACAGCACCGCCGGCCAGTTGGCCGGGAGCGACTGCGCCAGGCCCCGACCGGCGAGACCGAGGCATGAGACGAACACCAGCCAACCGAGGAAACGACGATGTCTGGGTGAGCACATTCGGCGACCCGTCCGATGCTGCAACGTCTGCGTCAACCGATCCATTCGCCGCTCGGCGGCGCCGTCCTGCCTTGGCGACGATTTTTGCGGCGCCGATCGCTCGCAACACCAGGAGACCGCCGGCATCCCGACGAAGCGCCGTCGAGTGTCCGCTGAAGATCGCCACGCCCCGGCCTGGACCCTTTGGCTCCTGCTGGCAGGGGGGACTGTGCTGCTGGCCGGGATGCCGCTGCCCCTCACCGACGGCGTGACCGCCTTCTACGGGAAGATCGCCAAGAACATCCTCGCCTCGGGCGACTGGCTCACCCTCCATCACCGGATCATGCCGGTCGTGGACAAACCGCCCATGACGTTCTGGCTGATGAGCGCCTGCATGGCGGTGTTCGGCACCGGGGAGTGGGTCCTCCGGGTCTGGCACATCGGCCTCGCCATCGCGACGGTGCTGACCACGTTCGCGCTGGCCCGCCTCGCCCTGCCCCGGCCTCAGGCGCTCCTTTCCGCCCTCATTCTGTTGACGACGATGCAGTTCTTCTATCAAAGCCTTGTCCCGGAGCAACACATTCCGCTCACGCTCTTCGTCACGCTGGCCGTCTACGGGTTCCTTCGGTGGGAGCGCGGAGCCCCCGGCGCCGCTGCCGTCCTCGCCTCGTGCGCGGTGGCCTGCGCCGTGCTGTCGATCGGCCTCGCCGGCCTGGTGATGCCGGTGCTGATCGTCGGCGCCCACCTCATGGTCGACCGCCCCCGTCTCCCCCCCCGCCCGCTCCCCGTGGCCATCCTCGCGGTCCTCGTCTTCCTCGGCCTGACCGCTCCTTGGTTCGTCATCGGGATCCTCCGCCAGGGCCGACCGTTTGCCGACACCTTCTTTCTCGGCGGCACCCTCGGCGTGGGACGGTACTTCCATCACGTGCAGACCTCGCCGACCACGGTACCCTGGTGGGCCGGGTTCGGGGCGTACGTGCTGCTGGTCCCCCTCGGATTCCTTCCGTGGACCGGGTGGCTGTGGCCGGCGCTGAGGGGCGGGTGGGCAGCCAGGCGCGAGGAACCCCTGCTCTGGACCTGCACGCTGTGGGTCATCGTGGTGCTGGGGTTCCTGTCCCTCTCCCTGGGAGACAAATCGAGCCGGTACATCCTCCCGGTCTTTCCCCCGCTCGCGGTGCTGGCCGGGCACGCGCTGGGCCAGCCCCGGTGGGCGAAACAGGCGGCCGCGGTTTCGCTCGCCGCGGCCCTGCCGCTGCTGGGCGTCGTGGCCGTCGTCCCTTTTTGGAAGTTTCCCGAGGAGTCTCGACACTACGCCCCGCTCTTCTGGGCGTTCCTCCCACCGTTCGCTCTGGCGCTCGCCAGCTATGCGGCCCTCACGTTTCTGGGCCGTCCGCGGAGGGCGATCGTGGTGCTGGCGGCGATGACGCTGCTCGCCTACGGGCTGGCGATGGCGATGCTGGCCCGAACGTGGGACCAGATCTCACCGTGGCGACCGCTCGCGCGGATCATCAACGCCATCCCGGTCGCCGATGCTCAGGTGCTGGTCCTGGGGGCATTCAATGAGTTCGCCGACTACTACATCGACAGGCCGGTCGAGTTCGTGAACGGGGATACGCTCGCCCGAGCCTGGCGGGGGGGACGCGTCCTGGCCATCGTGCCGGAGGCCGCCGCAGGATCGCCCGTCCTGCCCACGCCCACGGTCCTCGCCATCACCCCGAGCGGCCTCGCGCTTGTCAGCAACTTCCCAATTTCCCCGCCGCGGTGAAGCGGCGGGCTACTTCTTCTTTGGAGCCGCCGGGGCCGGGGCCGTCTTCGTCGGGGCGCCTGACTGCGGGGTCGGCTTCACCGGCTGAGCGAGCCCCAGGAACGTCTTCACCGAGCCCGGGAGGCTGTCGAAGGCGTTCGCGGCCAAGTGGTACTGGAGCGCCAGCGCCGGATCCGTGGCGAGCCACCCGCCCTTCGGCTCTTTGTACACCTGCACGAGAAACTGCGCGTCGGCGGCACCGTCGGTCTGAATCTCAAACGCCGGTGTCCCGGACGGCGCCGAGGCGAGGGGCTCCACCTTGTCGGCATCGGTGAGGTTCATGGTCGAGAACAAAGAAGAGATGTCGGCGTCGGAGAGCCCGCCGCCGGTAAAGCCCGGCCCCTGGCGCCGGACGGCCAGGGTTTGGGCGCCGCGGCGCCAGGTGAGGCTGGTGAGGTCCTGGCTATTGTATGGAAGGAGTCGCCGGCTGACGAGCGACAGCGCATCCGGGGTCTCCTTTCCGACGATCGAACCGTCGAGCTCCAGGACCGCCTGCGAGCCGGCGGCCGCCGCGTAGGCGATCTTCCCCCGCTGGGCGAGGAGGATCCGCAGCGGCTCGGGATGGTCCTTCACCGTCACATCGATGGTCACCGCG
The bacterium DNA segment above includes these coding regions:
- a CDS encoding sugar ABC transporter permease, which encodes MSGRGTGRDAGDAVRRRARARGRRDLLGALAYLLPSLAVFAVFVFYPLLKNVQLSLYETSPLGGLGLFIGGSNYSQLLQDPAFLNSLRVTFLFALYTVPAGIVLGLPLAMLANRKIRGVVAYRTAYSFTIAVSIAAAALIWEWLLDPNVGMLNYLLGLIHLPKVGWLTDPRWALMAVAATTVWKDLGFNVVVLLAALQGVPDELTEAARIDGAGRWGVFRNVVIPAISPALFFVGVVATIGVLQSFGQVNILTQGGPVEATNVIVYSIYRNAFFNFRFGLAAAQAMLLFVLVLILTAAQFTVFERFVTYQ
- a CDS encoding HAD-IIA family hydrolase, which gives rise to MTDGSARPGWYPGYALDLDGTVYLGDTLLPGAAETIAGLRAAGSRVVFLSNNPLRSRAAYADLLTALTIPTSADDVLNSSGVMVEYLRSRFPGRRLFVIGEPSFLDELRAAGFSLTEEAGRVEVVVAAFDRGFDYRKLQIAFDAIRAGARFVATNPDPYCPVPGGGLPDCAAVVAAIEASTGAKVEEVVGKPSPVMARAVLARLALPAGLTIMVGDRLSTDVAMGVGAGMHTALVLTGATRRADLAGAAVRPEFVLEDLRGLLPTPTPGRGPR
- a CDS encoding aminotransferase class V-fold PLP-dependent enzyme; this encodes MPGRHFLQIPGPTNVPDRILRAMDRPVPDHRGPELPPLVAEILTGLKRVFQTARGEIVLYPASGTGAWEASLVNTVSPGDRVLAFNNGYFSHLYAEVARRLGAVVNEIDLTWGDGIPPRLVHDLLAQDAAGTYKAVLAVHNETSTGVTSDLKAIREAMRAAKHPALLLVDAVSGLASVDLRFDEWEIDVALTGSQKGLMLPPGMAILCASPRAIEASARVTTPRYFFDWRPVLEESRRGYFPYTPATLLLYGLREAVRMLLEEGLPNVFARHRRLAGAVRRAVTATGLSILCRDPVLSSPSLTTVLVPEHADADAVVRAGAARLNLALGTGLGRLKGKAFRIGHLGALNELEVLATIGGMEMACAVAGIRLPLGAGLTACLHALMEQHAPAAAAI
- a CDS encoding S9 family peptidase gives rise to the protein MPDRRIAPHGSWKSPVTSDLIVSHTVGLGEIAVDGEDIYWVETRPTEGGRSTVVRRTPDGRTQDVVPPQFNARTRVHEYGGGAFLAAGGTVYFSHFGDHRLYRRAPGGAPEPLTPPGQWRYADAIIDRPREGLVCVREDHTDPAREAVNTLVRIDLRRPSAGRVLVSGNDFYSNPRLSPDGSRLAWLTWRHPNMPWDGTELWTAEVRDDGGLGRSELIAGGERESIFQPEWSPDGVLHFVSDRTGWWNLYRWRGGQVEPLCGMAGEFGTAQWVFGMSTYGFDGPGRIICAHKARGMWHLGVLDAARGGLEAIEPSFSEVWSVRAGPGYVVLGAGSPSAATAILRIDLASRRTEVLRRSGEITVDPGYLSLAEPVEFPTEGGQTAHGFFYPPRNRDFAAPDGEKPPLLVRSHGGPTGAASATLDLGVQYWTSRGFAFLDVNYGGSTGYGRRYRERLNGEWGVVDVDDCVNGAREMVRRGLVDGTRLIIRGGSAGGYTTLCALAFRSVFKAGASHFGIGDLEVFVRDTHKFESRYLERLVGPYPEMRERYRERSPIHSVDRIACPMILFQGLDDKIVPPNQAELMVAALRAKGLPVAYLAFEGEQHGFRRAENIKRALDGELYFYSRVFRFSPADPIEPVPIENL
- a CDS encoding transglycosylase SLT domain-containing protein translates to MALIGGVGTRTVIAVGLILGLGLTGPIRALATPDEDLKNAVEAYSLGHLAQARIVLDALESDPGVNGGRAAYLLGIINLQMEKFALAESAFSEAETKLPVLADHAIYYRAVAAFHAGDYNAAAQEFQDLLTRFATSSLRGLALFWEAESLWGIHAPDTPDAFHRYLEAYGQGAHAAQAWFDMGEALLQSNRWAEAAQAYRRVRWGFEGSPFWKPAWTRLQALAAVHPLPSDTTPPEVFYGRALADMGGGNFAPARAELQRVLGMPDGWRVADDALYQLGVMAFQSGHLDDAGSDFRRVVNLHRSHGDDSLYYLERIALRRDREGDALAIARELIKDYPGSSLAPRSLFAIGEVRQDRGALGPAMGLFREAGERFPGTLWGQRALWAVGWVRFRSHELGPARSAWMRVAQERGGEAAPAALYWAGRAAEALGQKDQAQDGYRRVAAEYPDSYYGQRGAARLNQPIRATVTPLADPPLGEVPSFDKFRELDALAQIDDATMELTAAAASVPSKYRESIGARLSQRYAQQGDVGRAIAMAEQVRDAAGGSGRGLPLLLWEGLYPQAFWETVTRAAGRTGVDPYLVAGIIREESRFDPNAVSPANAYGLMQLLPGTAKGAARLAGMPAPDLRGLVDPQTNISLGAVVLEELLHLFNRVDLAIAAYNAGPEAVRGWEARRGVFDPDAFVEEIPYTETRLYVKTVLQSAGMYRWLYRDGHPSATP
- a CDS encoding phosphodiester glycosidase family protein encodes the protein MFVSCLGLAGRGLAQSLPANWPAVLFSSGFTVPVASGVLYSHFGLTTTDGPLEIHHLRVDLNNPTVRVTTALAHDRLMSDDETTSSLVLRNGAIAGVNADYFDIGGSGIPLNILVRDEGLLRSPWRFVALAIGKDGTARIVRFRWTGTVALPETGETHPLDGYNSALPTDGVVALSDVRGFGAPPPDSGVRQMVVELSPADDSSPLLVKPDSVTPLAGSGLPDSGRYFVKQVWPQQAFYAPFPKGEVILLGRGSGADWLTQKLTAGAVVQLNLTTDPDWRDFQGIIGGGPVLVQNGQVVDDPDAPSPQERDHRNPVIAVGIARDGRTLTFVEVDGRQPNLSIGLTRPQFGAYMQWLGAYQAMAFDSGGSATLVARLPGQPAPTVVNSPSDGRERPVADALLIQSTSVPGAAVRLMVNANQPLYLFAGAAASLLTIGVDAQGNPVPPPEPLQVSALPPIATYTNGVLTAGTAPGDGVLQVQSGPAAGSVRVVVVNRLRRVVVSPESVTLVPGAGWSFALSGLDAEGHPVILPTASGTWVVNPPALGTIAAPGEFVAGDRPGKGTISVHLGGVAAQVHVAIGSAARPVSQFDRGDWAFRGYPDSVTGSVALVTAPSHAHRPSAELAFRLDGPTTRAAYLMTRLGLTGTPTGMTLWVHGDGSGVWLRGTYDQASGPPGTVTFARRVTWVGWRSVTAQLPAGLTYPITWTSFYVVETDPTRAPHGVLYLSSLRAIYSQGAGK